DNA from Streptococcus parasuis:
GTCAAGTTGATTGGTGAAAAGCTAAGAATACCTTTAACGCCAGCTTCAACCAATACATCAGTAACTTCTTGAGCTTTAACGCTTGGAACCGTTAAGATGGCAGTCTGAGAATTAGCTTCCTTGATGCGATCTTTTAACTCTGAAATCGCATGGATAGGAACATTTTCATCTATGGTTCCGACTGCAGGATTATCATCAGCTTCAAAAGCCATGATGATTTTCATTTTATTTCTTTCGTGAAACTTGTAGTGAAGAAGTGCACGACCCATATTCCCAACCCCGATTAACATAACATTGGTAATCGAGTTATCGTTTAGAATATCGGCAAAAAAGTCCATTAAATCCTTCACATTATAACCAAATCCACGGCGTCCAAGTTCACCAAAATATGAGAAATCTCGGCGGACAGTAGCAGAGTCGATTCCGATTGCCTCTGCAATCTCTTTTGAACTTGCTTTTTCGATTTTCTCCGCATAGAATCGTTTAAATACGCGATAGTAAATGGATAGTCGTTTAGCTGTGGCGCGTGGGATTTCAGTATTTTTATTGTTTTTCACATTTGTCTCCTTAATAATATTTTATATACATCATTAATTGGTACATACCAATACAACAGAAATAATAGATAGTCCTCTACTATTCTAGTGTAAGTTTGTGAAAAAATCAACAGATTGAATTGAAAAAGATTAAACAGTTTTCTGTCTAATCTATGGATTGTAAATACTGATAGAGGTCCCCAATTCTTCCTTGAAAATCCAAGGGAGTTCCATCTCTAAGAATTTGAGTGACGGGATAATAATCAGGAAGGGTCAAGCAACCTGCAAAGGCTAGCCTTGCTGCTTCGAGATTGTCAAACTCTTGTTGTCGCTCAACGTGATAGGCATCTTTATAGAAGATTGTTATCATTTTTTTCCTTCTTTCATAAATATATCACGATCTACCAAACTGTCCATCAAGAAATAGAATTTTTCCTGAATGACTTTGTTAGTGTCTTGTTTAAAAATATTCACTAAGTGGAGACCAGATTGATCCGTGATATTAATTTTAAAGCCTTTTAGATCTTGATTAATGATGATTTTTAGTAGAAATCCTTGATTTGAATTTGGGACCTCTTCTAATAAGCGACTGAGTTGGTAGTGACCAGCCTTTGTTACCTCAAAGGTATTGTCGCGTAGTGTATATTTTTTTACAGTTGGACTAATATGGTAAATATAATCGCAATCTTTCAATGCTACGGTTTGTTGGAATGCCATGCTAACCTCCAATAATTATTTTTAAAGCTGATAGTAAGATATCTATTTCTTTTTTGGTATTCAATTCTGAAAAGCTAATACGTACGGATTCTTTTAATCGAGGAGAGTCACTTCCATACATTGCCTCAAGTACATGACTATTTTCAACGACACCTGCTGTGCAAGCAGATCCAGTGGAAATAGCGATTCCTGCCAAATCTAATCGCATTAGCAGTTGTTCGTTGAGTCGTCCTGGAAAACCAATATTCAGTACATGAGGTAAATGAGCACCAGCTTGATTGACGTAAAAATCAAATTCACTTAAATTTTTGAGTGTATAGGATTTCAGATCATGGATATACTCAATATTTTGAATCATTTGTGTTGATTGATGGACGAGCGCTGCAGCCATCCCTGCAATTGCAGGGAGATTTTCTGTTCCTGCTCTGTGTTGATTTTCTTGCTTCCCACCGTGAATCAGTGAATCAAATTGGTGGATTGAAGAGTAGAGAAAACCAATCCCTTTCGGTCCATGGAATTTATGGGCAGAAGCGGACAGAAAATCAATACCAAGTTCTTGTGGTTTGATTGGAATTTTCCCAACCACTTGAACAGCATCGACATGGAATACAGCTTGATGTTGAGACAAGAGCGAACCGATTTCCCTTATAGGTAGGAGTTGCCCAGTCTCGTTATTGGCATACATGACACTAACAAGAATTGTATCAGGTCGTAAGGCTTCTTTAATCTGTTGAGCTGTGATTTCTTGATTTTCTGGCTTTATATATGTAATTTCAAAACCGAATCGTTGCTCTAAGTATTCCATAGTATGCAACACAGCATGGTGTTCAATGGCTGTGGTAATAAGGTGTTTTCCACGATGCATATTTGCTAAAGCGTAACCTTGAATAGCAAGATTATCTGCTTCAGATCCACCAGATGTGAAAATGATTGTATCAGGGTTTACAGAAAGTACTCTGGCGATGTCTGCTCGTGCTTTTCTGAGTACTTTATTAGCTTCTCGGCCAAATCCGTGGATGCTGGAAGGATTTCCATAGTGATGTTGAGCAACTTCAAACATGCTTGATATGGCTGCCTGTGAAAGAGCAGTAGTAGCAGCATTATCTAAATATATCAAAGAGTATACTCCTAGTTTTCTTTTTCTGGATTTGTAAATTTAAAGAGTGGGCTGAGTGGACGATGCTCTTGAATGCGGTGAATAGCATCAGCGATTAAGTCACTCGCAGTTAGGAATGCGATATTTTTTGGATGTTGTTCTTTACTTGCAACTGAGTCAGTCACTAAAATTTCTTTTATAGATGTTTCATCCAACAATTGCGCAGCAGTTCCAGCGAAAAGACCATGGCTGGCAACAGCGTAAATCTCAGTAGCTCCGCCATCTTCAACAATTTTTGAGGCTTGTGAGAATGTACGGCCAGTATTTAAAATGTCATCGACCAAGATTGCTTTTTTGCCAGCTACATCACCGATGATATAGCCTTCTGCACGGTCAGAATCGTCTTGAGCATAATCAATAATCGCAATCGGAGCATTCAAAAATTCTGCAATATTACGAGCACGCTTGATACCGGAATTTTTTGGACTGACAATGACGACATCCTCACCGCAGAGTCCTTTTTGCATGTAGTATGATGCGAACAATGGTTCGGTCAACAGGTTATCTACTGGAATATCAAAGAAACCTTGAATTTGAGAAGCGTGTAAATCAAGAGTCAATACACGATCGATTCCTGCTTTAACAAGCATATTTGCAACTAGTTTAGCTGTAATTGGTTCACGTGGTGCAGCAGTGCGGTCTTGACGAGCATAGCCGAAATATGGAATGACAGCAGTTACTGAGTTTGCACTTGCACGTTTACATGCATCAATCATGATAAGCAATTCCCAAAGGTGGTTGTTGACTGGAAAACTAGTTGATTGAATAATATAAACGTCAACGCCACGAACGCTCTCTTCAATATTTATTTGAATTTCTCCATCTGAGAATTGGCGAGAAGAAAGTTTTCCTAGAGGCAGTCCAGCAGCAGCTGCTATTTTTTCAGCGATATCACGGTTACTGTTTAGCGAGAATAGTTTAATGTTATGATCACCAGTTGGTTGAACCATTTTGAGAAACTCCTTTTTTAATGCTTTTTTATGAAAAATCATAAAAGTAATTTAACAACAGATAACTCTATTTTATCAAAAAATCCTATTTTTTTCAGTAGTAAAGTTAAAAAAATCAGCTTTATTGAGCTGATTTTATCTGAGCTGCAGTTCGAGCTACTTTGCTACTAGCGTATTTGAATTGGATGGATTTTTTCTTTAGGAATTCATCGAATAGTATTTTTCCTTCTTCAGCGTCTGATACTTCAACCTCTAGTTCATAATCCGTTTGCCCCAAATAGTCATTCTCATCAAGGGCCATCAATCCAATTGAGGTTTCTTTTTCCAATCGCTTGGTCTTTAAATGTCCCCAAACTGCTAGTTGATTTA
Protein-coding regions in this window:
- a CDS encoding redox-sensing transcriptional repressor Rex; this encodes MKNNKNTEIPRATAKRLSIYYRVFKRFYAEKIEKASSKEIAEAIGIDSATVRRDFSYFGELGRRGFGYNVKDLMDFFADILNDNSITNVMLIGVGNMGRALLHYKFHERNKMKIIMAFEADDNPAVGTIDENVPIHAISELKDRIKEANSQTAILTVPSVKAQEVTDVLVEAGVKGILSFSPINLTVPKDVVVQYVDLTSELQTLLYFMRKG
- a CDS encoding DUF4649 family protein, with amino-acid sequence MITIFYKDAYHVERQQEFDNLEAARLAFAGCLTLPDYYPVTQILRDGTPLDFQGRIGDLYQYLQSID
- a CDS encoding DUF1831 domain-containing protein; translation: MAFQQTVALKDCDYIYHISPTVKKYTLRDNTFEVTKAGHYQLSRLLEEVPNSNQGFLLKIIINQDLKGFKINITDQSGLHLVNIFKQDTNKVIQEKFYFLMDSLVDRDIFMKEGKK
- a CDS encoding cysteine desulfurase family protein yields the protein MIYLDNAATTALSQAAISSMFEVAQHHYGNPSSIHGFGREANKVLRKARADIARVLSVNPDTIIFTSGGSEADNLAIQGYALANMHRGKHLITTAIEHHAVLHTMEYLEQRFGFEITYIKPENQEITAQQIKEALRPDTILVSVMYANNETGQLLPIREIGSLLSQHQAVFHVDAVQVVGKIPIKPQELGIDFLSASAHKFHGPKGIGFLYSSIHQFDSLIHGGKQENQHRAGTENLPAIAGMAAALVHQSTQMIQNIEYIHDLKSYTLKNLSEFDFYVNQAGAHLPHVLNIGFPGRLNEQLLMRLDLAGIAISTGSACTAGVVENSHVLEAMYGSDSPRLKESVRISFSELNTKKEIDILLSALKIIIGG
- a CDS encoding ribose-phosphate diphosphokinase; translation: MVQPTGDHNIKLFSLNSNRDIAEKIAAAAGLPLGKLSSRQFSDGEIQINIEESVRGVDVYIIQSTSFPVNNHLWELLIMIDACKRASANSVTAVIPYFGYARQDRTAAPREPITAKLVANMLVKAGIDRVLTLDLHASQIQGFFDIPVDNLLTEPLFASYYMQKGLCGEDVVIVSPKNSGIKRARNIAEFLNAPIAIIDYAQDDSDRAEGYIIGDVAGKKAILVDDILNTGRTFSQASKIVEDGGATEIYAVASHGLFAGTAAQLLDETSIKEILVTDSVASKEQHPKNIAFLTASDLIADAIHRIQEHRPLSPLFKFTNPEKEN